From Aegilops tauschii subsp. strangulata cultivar AL8/78 chromosome 5, Aet v6.0, whole genome shotgun sequence:
taagcaaaaaacagcatctggcactgggcactatgtcaataggttagtcccaaaaaatgatataaagttgctataaaatgattgtaaaacatccaagaatgataatataacagcatggaacaatcaaaaatatagatacgttggagagtaTCAGAGATGGCCGCCCATCTCCATCTAGGGACACAATTCGGTTCAATTGGGGTATAACCGGGGCCCCTGGGGTGCTCGTTCCAGCCCCAGTGTATTAAATAGATGCCTCGGCTCGAGATCAGTGGGTAGGCGAGTCTCATGCCTTCTCCTATGAACCACATCTAAAGAATTCTATCGTAGGCCCATGCGCCAGGCTTCCGTCCTCAGGACCTCCATCTCATTATGAATCTGGGCTTGTAGCTGTGTCATGCGAGCGTTCTCAGCGTTGATGTCTTCCCGAGCTTTAGCCATCCGCTCTCGAAGCTTAGCTACCGTGGCATTGCGCTCCACTTGGTTCTCAGCCATCAATGGCGACTCAAGGAGCGTTGTTAACGAAATGACCAACTCAGAGAGGACTTGAGCCGGTGGCTTGACCGGGCCAGATGCATTTGGATCGGTTGTTGAAGCGTCGGTTCCTTCAATGGTGCCTGCTGCAGTAGAATTGAGGACCGGCGCAGTGCCTGCCATGTAGATGGTGGTCCGATGGAGCGGCTCATGGTCGTCCAGGGCTGACTCATCATCAgagtagcccccaagtctaccaTCATACAGCGGGCGGATCGACTCCGTGTCCCCGATTGATGACTCGTCGTCGGAGTAGACAAGGGTGTCCCCACTAGACGCGGAATTATCTGCGAGATCGACCCCCTAGGTGAAACTGACAAAAACATGGTTCCAGTCGGCTTGAGCCCGGGCGGGTTGCTGCCCCGAGCCGGCTCGACGGTGTCGGTGCAGATATCCGGCTCGGGTCCTGGTTCACCAAttttgccgatgaagacgtggatctTGCCAAAGGGGACTCGGTACCCACACTTGATTGAGTCgccctcggggccccagcctgaatcgtcgatgtagagcttgccacggtGACTCTTGGTCATGCGGCTGATAGCATATCCCTCGATCCCTGGGAGagctccctccaagaactcaacaccaccgagcgatagccccacggtgggtgccaactctcgtggttttgtcacagcagatgttgatgacccacaagtataggggatctatcgtagtcctttcgatatgtaagagtgtcgaacccaacgaggagcagaaggaaatgacaagtagttttcagtaatgTATTCTCTataagcactgaaattatcggtaacagatagttttgtgataagataattcataacgggtaacaagtaacaagtgtaacaaaggtccagcaaggtggcccaatcctttttgtagcaaaggataagcctggatgaactcttatataaagcaaagcgctcccgaggacacatgggaattactgtcaagttagttttcatcatgctcatatgattcgcgttcgttactttgataatttgatatgtgggtggaccggtgcttgggtgttgtccttacttggacaagcctcccacttatgattaacccctctcgcaagcatctgcaactacgaaagaagaattaagataaatctaaacatagcatgaaacatgtggatccaaatcagccccttacaaagcaacgcataaactagggtttaagcttctgtcactctagcaacccatcatctacttattacttcccaatgccttcccctaggcccaaatcatggtgaagtatcatgtagtcgatgttcacgtAACACCACTacaggaaagacaacatacatctcatcaaaatatcaaacgaataccaaattcacatgatgacttataacaagacttctcccatgtcctcaggaacaaaaataactactcacaaagcatattcatgttcataatcagaggggtattgaatatcattaaggatctgaacatatgatcttccaccgaataaaccaactagcatcaactacaaggagtatcaacactactagcaacccacaggtaccaatctggggttttgagacaaagatcggatacaagagatgaactagggtttgagaggagatagtGCTGGTGaggatgttgatggagattgaccccctctcgatgagaggatcgttggtggtGACGATGGAttcgatttccccctctgggagggaagtttcTCCGGCAGaacaggttccgcctcgagacggcggcgcttcgtcccgaaagctccCTTCTaatttttttccaggtcaaaagcctccatataccagaagatgggcaccggggacctgccagggggcccacaagccctaggggcgcgcccccaggcttgtggccaactggtgggtccccctctggtatttctttgcccaatatttttatatattccaaaataattctccataaattttcaggacttttggagatgtgcagaataggtctctcagatttACTCCTTttcggtccagaattccagctaccggcattctccctcttcatgtaaatcttgtaaagtaagagagaaaaggcataagtattgtaccataatgtgtaataacggcccataatgcaataaatatcaacataaaagcatgatgcaaaatggacgtatcagatgtcctcgtgaaaggacttagtcgtgaggccatcgCTGCGAGGTAGTAGCTTGAACGAGGTTGGTCGAAATCGGAAGACAAaggtttacccaggtttggcccctcttgatggaggtaatggcctacttcctgcttgattgatattgatgatgatgatctcgtttACAAGGGTGCGACTTGGCTAACTCATGATCAACCGGATATGTGTGCCTGGATCTTTCCctaccacatgatgcttgccaagtGGAGAATGATTAAGATTGAAACAAGGATGAAaattattgactcttgcataataACAAAAACTGGAAATTAaacagataggcccttcgcagagggaagcagaggttgtcatgcgcttctTTTTATTTGGACGTGCAAGCTCTTAATGCAAATGAATGTCACTttacattgccccttgtgatagcaacctttattatgcagcttgtggcttttatttctttaccatcacaagttcatacGAAGCTTATTTTCCCatacaataaaagatcatacatatttaggagcaatttttattgctttgcaccgatgacaacttacttgatggatcttcaatccataggtagatataaTGGACTCTCGTGACAAGAAACTGGGTTTAGGgcttttggatgcacaagtagcaTCTCTACTTAGGACAAagttttggctagcaaaagattatgagcaagcaccacatgttagaggatccatgacaatataacttctatacgaatataagcaaacataattcttccttgtccaacataaACTATTTGGTCAACCTGAAAATaattgatgggggctcacaatcataaaatatgTCCAAAGTGTATTTATATGTAAAACCTATCTTCCTTCATTAATCTTTCATGAATTGGATCaatgaccaatgctatgtttgcaAGCCTCTAATAAATTTTATCAATTATAcctcttatatgtgaagtcattactccccatgggattaTCATATGAAATTTTATTTTTGCGTAGATTAAAACAAGAAAGtaaagcaacaaaactcaaactactctttattatataactctcacactcgattagatagatagatagattgcAAAACAAGCACTCAAAACTAATTCATAATAATACTTTATTTTTCTAAATCATGAAATAactaaggatcgaactaagataggTAATGATGATAAAAGTGATGGTGATActataccggggcacctcccccaagcttggagcAAGCCAAGGGTGGTGCCCATACCCGTGTACTCATGTTTTCTTctttggtgatgatggtgatgaagtGGTAGGCTTGTCCTTCCACTTGAGGATGCGAATGTCCTCTTTCAGCTTATCGACTTCTCTTTCAAGATCCCAAATTTTGCGGCGCAATTTGTCCGTATCTTCCTGCACATGGCGAAAAGGGGTGAATTGAACCTTATGGGCCTTCATCATATTTGGCAGACTGGACTTCTTGAACTCCACATTCATGTCTCCTGGTTGAGGTAGAGAGAagtcctcttcctccccgcttgagTGATCCAGCATCTCCGAAtcagcatcctcctcctcatctgtTGGCCACTCGTAAGGATCAACATCACCTTAGACCCAAGGATTTGAGGTGTAGTGAGATACATAGCTCTACCCATCCGAATCTTGTAAAGACATTATGGGCTTGGCTTCATGACCTTGCCAGGAAAATAGCCCGAAACAAGAACAAAGGAGAAACTTGCAATACAATGGTCAAAACATCGGGAAGTATATACAATGAATTTTTATCTTGCAAAACAAATATTTGGGAAGAAATCGGAGTCGGAAAAGtacacgaggggcccacaagacaTCTGGGCACCCccaaggggtagggcgcgccctgttATCTTGTGGTCTCCTCGTGGACCTTCTCAGTTGTTTCCAATTTCCAAATTTTCTAATATTCcaaactgacagaaaatatttaTATGGAATTTTTTGAGTCGGTTTACTTACGGTGTCACACACCTATTCCTTTTCAGGATTCTCGAACATTCTGGAAGGTCTCTTTTAGATATTCCTCCGCTGTAATTATTTgaataatattggtttcaacgTTAATGGGGTACTTGGAATATAATGTTAATTCTTTGCCTATTAACCACCTTCGGACTAGTCCCATCGGCATTACTGATCTTGATGGCTCCAGAACGATAGAACTCCTCAACGATGTATAGCCTTTCCCATTTGGAAAGAAGCTTGCCTGCAAAATGTCTAAAACGAGAATTGTACAATAGAACTTGATCACTGATATTAAATTCTCATTTTTaaattcttttatcatgccatcttttaactttttctttaaataacttggcactTTCATAAGCTCGTGTTCTCCACTCATCTagagagctaatatcaaataacctcttttcaccgacaagtttgaaatcataattgagttctttaattgtccaataagctttatgttctaactgaGAGGTAAATGAAATGTTTTTCCATAGACTATTTTATACGGGGACATACCCATTGGATTTTTGTAAGCAGTTTTGTATGCCCACactgcatcatcaagtttcttatatgagttcttcctagatctattaacagtcttttgcaagattAATTTTGTTTCTCTATTGCTTAATTCAACTCtcccactagactgaggatggtAAGGTGATGCAATTGTATGGTTTACATCATATTTAACCAAGATTTTACGAAATgcgccatgaataaaatgtgaaccaccatcagtcattaaatatctagggactccaaacctcggaaagaTAACTTCTTCAAGTATTTTAATAGATGTGTTACGAtcaacactactggttggaatggcttctacccatttagtaacataatcagcATCAACTAAAATATGAGCATACCCATTAGAGAAAGGAAAATGCCCCATATAATCCGACAATTGGATTTTATGCATACTTTTTAGAATATATTCTAGTGCCAAAATCCCTCATAGCATACCCATCTAGCACTTATTCATGTCTCCAATGCATAGTTTTGGTATTTACTTGTTTTACCAAATTCGTTGCAcactttttattttttatttaatTTTCCCTTGTTTTGTGGTCTTTGTAGGCGTGTTGACATGTTCATGGACTTGGGATCATTCATAAAACATGTTCTTCATAAGTTGCTTGGCTTCTTGGCTGCAATTGATCCTCACGCCACGGGCACAATGGGTCATCTAGTTTAGATTAATTCATGGCAAAGCAAACAACCGCGAATTCACATATTTGATCTTTATTTTTGAATTTTATATCTGATCTTTATTACTGTTGCATTGATCTACCCATCGGTGTGAAAGCTGGCTATAGGCCTCTAGAACAATGTGTTTTTAGAGACACTAGaacaatgcccgtgcgttgcaacgggatatAAATATTCTAATACTTTAGCTCGTGATTTACCTGTCAATAATAATGCGATTgtgtaaataaatgttcatcaaattctgGCCGTAAATTACCTTATATTTTGATTATAATTTTGGTAAGTAAATTGAAGTGGAATCGGTTCAGAAGATACGTAAATGAAGGTGATTTATTATCATATACATGAAAGGTTGGATGAAAGGGTGGTGAGAAGAAAGGTGAAATGAGAACCTTACGTTCTTTTTAAGTAGTATAGTGGTATATTTTCAAAAGTGCAAAAGTCGACTTCTTAAGttaaaaaaatctgaaaataAATACAAGTACTTAGAGACCGGACCTGATGGAAATTGCCTCCATGATTTTGTTTTATTTACTGTATAAGTCCATGATTTTCTTTGTTTGCAGCTCACACCAAAAAGCATTTCATTATGAAATTTTACAGAAATGTAATATACTTGTGTTTTTTTAAGTTCTGTTTGAAAAGTCATAATATGATATTTTTTCCTCAGAAACCAGGCTTCGGGAGCAAGAAATCGAGCAATTGCTGAAACACGCTGGTGATCATGGCTTGAGCCATACCCACGTTATCCACTTCTATTCTTACACGGACCAGCCTTTCAATTCAGATTATCGCACACTCCTCGTGTGGTTTTCACAAACGAAAAATGGAGCTTGGTGTGtttagaaaagaaaaaggagcCACAAGCCCTGGAGGCTCATCCTTCCACTAACGCCTCCTCGTTGGCGCCACTATCGGCTCCAAAATGCGCCCTGAATTTACATGCCCCAATACCAATAGCTCCTGAATGTTCATGCAGGCAAAAAAGACGTTACTCACCCCTATGGCACCCTGCAGCAATACTAGCATTTGATGAACCCTTTATGCAGGCACCAAGCAATACTAGCATTTTGATGAACCCTTTATGCAGGCACCAGGGAAGGTCGCTTCCTGATAAAAAAAGACACTACTTACCCACTTGGTATAGAAGCTGGCAGCTAAAACAAAACTGAAATCTGTCGATTTGCTCATAAACAAGATCACCCCTGGAAGATCAGAAAACACCAGATAAACATACTACGCGCTCACTACCTGTCCTATTTTacatcatcatcatacaactgaTGCTACGCAAAAAATTACTGGCACGAAGCAACTGGGAAGCAGCTTCCGAGCCAAGCAAAACCATGTTTCCAGAAAGAAGTCAGCAAGATTGCAAGTGAGTCCATGAGCTTTTTTTTACTTCAAATGGGCATCATTATTCCCCAACAGCCCTCTTTCGGGACTTGCGTGGTCGTTCAGAATTCACCATGCTATCTTCGCGGTTCGCAGTTGTGCGACCTTGTACCTTCTGCTCGCTCTTAGTATGATCCCTTGGTTTCCTTTTACCACTGGAAATTTCAAGCAGCACACATTTTATTACTCAAGCTTTGAAAACTGCCGCACAGAACTACCGATTGAAATGGCAGTTTAAAAAATAGCGCGGAAGCATGTGTTAGAAAACCAGACCTGCTAATTTCCGATGCGTATTCAGCATCATGTACTGATAGCCACCGCATGCATCCTGTGTGAGGTGGCATCAAAGATCCAGTTATGTGACAATTCATTTCCGTGTCCACCCTATAAATGAGTATCAGGCAAAGGCACATGGTTAGTTTATTTGACCCAAAATACAGTGTCACATGACTATTTGACTAAGAGTAGAGTAACATACAAATTACTTCAAATCGCTTAGTGAATGCTCATATAGTTCTCACATGCAGCTCAATGTATTGTGGGGATGAGCTTCAGTCCGTTTCTAATACATTATTTGTTCTGAAGTTATCATAGTACATGATTAAATAAGCTCAAAACTAATGCTCCTTATATAGGAAAATACACAGGAGCTCCTGGGTGCTCCACACCCCTATACAAATATTAAATgtaaaaaaataccaaaaaaatctgaaatttggGGATATCAAACCTGGGTTCCCAATCTACTCCCGTGTGAAGTTTCGTGAAAAAAAATACCCGGAAAGGTATCCATGGTGAAGGAAATACTGTCCGAACAAAAATCCATCCAAACTGTTTTTTTCTATACATAGgatttttgtcttttttgccacgGATACGTTTCCTGGTATTTTTCCATGAAATTTCACACGAAAGTAGATCGTACACCCAAGTTTGATATCGGTATACTGtcagttttttttttcaaatttcttGGTATTTTTGAACTTAATGTTCATATAGGGGGTGGAGCGCCCAGGTGGTACAAATCCTCTTCCTCCTTATATAGCTCTAGTATCACCATGCTGGTATATAGTTTCATGCATTAAAGAAAGCCATCATCTTGTACACCATCAAACTCCTTATATGTTATTATGGAATGCTATCGTTGAAAGTTCAAAGCAAGGTGGGTTTAGGGGTACCCCCTCATCAGCACAGCAGGGAAAAAAATATTAATACACTAAGGTACGCATGTATAACACCAACATACAGCAGTATAAGTAACACAAGCAAAGTAAAAGCTATACAAATATCTAAAATATGTAGAGTTGCTGGCCAAATTGGAAATAAAACTCCAGGAAAGGCAATTTGAACCAGACAAAAGAGGAACTGGATGAGCCCATACCTTTTAACAGAAAACCGTATCATGCTTCCTTTTTTAATCACAtgccgcttgtccgactggcttATAAATTTTCCTCCATGTCCTCTCTGTGAAAGCAATAAACTCAACTTATTAAAGTGATTCGATGGTGTTTAAAACTACTATATCTACAGAGTTCTCAAGATTGAGAAGTTGTTAATCACATGTTGTGTTCACGAACCCATTCAAGTTGAAAGTATCAGCCATTTTTCTCTACGATGCAATAAATCAAGGCCTATTCCCACATTTTGGTGTTTACTTTCTTTAGAGACTTCTTAGTCACATGTACCTTTTGATAATGTGAACACCATCAGCTAACTTCTTGTTCTTGTAACAGTTGGCAAAATTGAGTAATGATGGTCGTAATATTTGTCAAAAACGTTCAGAACTGTACACAGTATACTTGCAAGTTCCAACTATTAAAGATCAACATGAAAAGAGATGAACTTTAAGCCATATGGTTTTATGCACAAGTAAATATGCATTAGCTCTGTTGAGTACAAGCGAATCTGAATGGTTATGCATCGCAATATAACAAACAATTCTTGCAAGGTTCAGTTTCCACATCCATGGGCATCAGCTCTGTTGAGTACAATTTATGAAGCATCCAAACAAGACAAATTAAATTGATAGTCAATTACTGAGACTTGGAAAGAGAAGGTTTCATTTATAAAGTTCCATGAAACAAACCAAATATAAGATTCAACACATTATATTAGTATCAGAACAGCTAATTCCTTGATTATCAAGAAAAGTGGATCTTACTCTTTTGAATTTGAACATCTCAGGGATATCATCTGCCATAATGGCTGCTGAGAAAACCCCCAGGACGATGGCATGAATTGATTCCTTGCCAAGCATTTCAACTTTCCCTTCTGAAATTAAAAATAAACAAGCATAAGACATGCATATTTCAAACTTCATCCGCAATATTATTTTCAAGGGAAGTTTTTAACAATGCCACTACTCTCAGTTCAAACTGTAATCATACATTCATCATTGAATATATGTTCATATCTATATACATCATATAGATATGCACATtttgtaaatgttcatattgtTTTCTATAAACTTGGCCAACTTTACAATGTTTGACTTAAGTCAAagctaatatgcggagtaaataaaaacggagggagtattttccTAACTCATATGCTACTCTTTCAGAAAAAAGATATGCTCCGAAGGCCACTTGGGAGCAGAAGCTCTAGGTGCTCACTTGAATTGCATCAGAGGCGGAAAGAGATGAGCAAGCAGGCAACACAAGGAAACTGATTCTGCAACATGCATATCCAAATAAAACATGTTTTAATCCTGTTCTGAGCTGCAAAGGCAGCCAATCTGCACCAAAATAAGCACAAACGGGCAGCTAATGCAATGTAAATTTGACAAGCACAAGCAGGCATCTAACAACAATAATCCATCCAAATTCTGAGAAGCACAAGTGCAAACACAGTCCATCAGATTATGCAGAATACAATCCATCCATTAGAATAACAGCTGTGACTGAGGGCaattaggggggggggggggggggggggatatggCCAGCTCAGTAAAAATACTTTGAGCTGAGACTAGTGGCATATCAGTGGCATTTTCAGAAATAGCACTGCAGTTATGACATGGTAGCAATTTGAGCTGGGACTAGTGGCAGTGTCTATAAATTTCCCTTTTTCTCGATTGAACAAGAGATGACATACAAATTCAGCCATTGAAAAATGCACTGACGCGCTCTACCACAATTGAATGCGCACGATCTCATATAGCTGGCGTGCAGATATGAGGTCGTCGAAAGAGCGACGTTGAGAAGAGTTATATGTCCACCTACCTAGTATCATCTCTGGCTGGGGAGAAAACAGCAGCATGTTCGCAGTCACCGGTACGCCAAAATATGGTACCAGACCATCCAGGATTTTGGCTTTGATAACCCTTTTCCCGTCTCCGTCAACTTTTCTGTCTTGGCCATCTTCGTTGTCACCTTCGAATTCAACTTCATGTGATAGCAACACGCCATCAAAGCGATCTTCATACCTGAACAGCAACGCCCATTATCCAAGTTGCTCACATGCTGTTCCCCCATCAAATTTACACCTCTCTAACCAAACCGGCGCCCAAAGATGCACCGTTGCAACGCTACACTGGGATACGCACGGAACATCGCAATACCGAGGGAAGGAGCGGTGGGGAGGGTG
This genomic window contains:
- the LOC109779850 gene encoding uncharacterized protein, which codes for MEALREATAELTVYVHPSNAADVRLAVSRQLSTLLFSYEDRFDGVLLSHEVEFEGDNEDGQDRKVDGDGKRVIKAKILDGLVPYFGVPVTANMLLFSPQPEMILEGKVEMLGKESIHAIVLGVFSAAIMADDIPEMFKFKRRGHGGKFISQSDKRHVIKKGSMIRFSVKRVDTEMNCHITGSLMPPHTGCMRWLSVHDAEYASEISSGKRKPRDHTKSEQKVQGRTTANREDSMVNSERPRKSRKRAVGE